The following are encoded in a window of Sebastes umbrosus isolate fSebUmb1 chromosome 7, fSebUmb1.pri, whole genome shotgun sequence genomic DNA:
- the LOC119491884 gene encoding lysophosphatidic acid receptor 6-like translates to MNNTMEDGFEPKPVYAGIYGCILALGLPLNAVSLWILLRHHGLKSPSAVFMVNLAISDLLLVISLPMRVHFYATGTWQLSKVACIWITMIFRNNIRSSAIFITFISVDRLLAVVYPLRSRHLRTASNALKAVGLVWLFVVMNIPETVQLSRFLKNLNGSTCFEYPHHPPRPLHNKLVMAYLQSVLVLTMLAVNIVCTTLVSWTLRRHLNNSARVNNKVNVMLIFVMNLVMFTICFLPTPIGFLGFGVTTITPLVCLATVNCCLDPLLYYFSLDAFWKKKEDTDLPREQ, encoded by the coding sequence ATGAACAACACAATGGAAGATGGATTCGAGCCAAAGCCGGTTTATGCTGGGATCTATGGCTGTATTCTGGCACTGGGTCTGCCTCTCAATGCGGTTTCACTGTGGATTCTGCTGAGACACCACGGCCTCAAATCGCCCAGTGCCGTCTTCATGGTCAACCTGGCCATCTCTGACCTGCTGCTCGTCATCTCCTTACCCATGAGGGTCCACTTTTACGCCACGGGCACCTGGCAACTGAGCAAAGTGGCGTGCATCTGGATCACAATGATCTTTCGCAACAACATCCGCTCCAGCGccatcttcatcaccttcatcagcgtggaccggctgctggctgtggtTTATCCTCTGAGGTCGCGCCATCTTCGAACCGCTTCCAACGCCTTGAAAGCTGTTGGACTCGTTTGGCTGTTTGTGGTGATGAACATCCCAGAGACAGTTCAATTATCAAGATTTTTAAAGAACCTCAATGGATCCACCTGTTTTGAATATCCCCATCATCCTCCCCGTCCACTTCATAATAAATTAGTAATGGCTTATCTTCAGTCTGTGTTAGTGCTCACCATGCTGGCAGTCAACATCGTGTGCACCACTTTGGTGTCTTGGACTCTACGCAGACATCTGAATAACTCTGCAAGGGTCAACAACAAAGTGAATGTCATGCTAATTTTTGTCATGAACTTGGTTATGTTCACCATATGTTTCTTGCCGACGCCGATTGGTTTCTTAGGATTTGGGGTAACTACGATAACACCTTTAGTATGTCTTGCTACTGTGAACTGCTGTCTGGATCCACTGTTGTATTACTTCTCTCTGGATGCCTTCTGGAAGAAAAAAGAGGATACAGATCTTCCAAGAGAACAGTAG